In Notolabrus celidotus isolate fNotCel1 chromosome 22, fNotCel1.pri, whole genome shotgun sequence, one genomic interval encodes:
- the kcnf1b gene encoding potassium voltage-gated channel subfamily F member 1 produces the protein MWTIPKPNYTTGLCREGEIAVNVGGVRVVLFGDVLNHYPESRLAELLNCPTQNHDAISSLCDDFDPGKKEFYFDRDPDAFKCIIDVYYFGEIHIKRGICPICFIKEMEFWKIDPSVLDECCKSYLSEKEEELREIANKVKVILEDLEVEQCFTRAQRCQRFLWRLMEKPGSSPPARFIAIASFLSVLISAVVMCVGTIPELQVTDEEGKQVEHPVLEGIETACMSWFTAEYLLRLASSPNKLHFALSIMNIIDFMAIIPFYVVLSLTYLGTSSMMELANVQQAVQALRIMRIARIFKLARHSSGLQTLTYALKRSLKELGLLLMYMGVGIFVFSALAYTMEQSHPETLFRSIPQSFWWAIITMTTVGYGDIYPKTTLGKCNAAVSFLCGVIAIALPIHPIINNFVVFYNKQKVLETAAKHEVELMELKSGGDNERRRSRS, from the coding sequence ATGTGGACAATTCCGAAGCCAAACTATACCACTGGTTTgtgcagagagggggagattGCTGTGAACGTCGGGGGAGTCCGTGTGGTGCTCTTCGGGGATGTTTTGAACCACTACCCGGAGAGCAGACTGGCAGAGTTGTTGAACTGCCCAACTCAGAATCACGATGCCATCTCATCGCTCTGTGATGACTTTGACCCGGGGAAGAAAGAGTTTTATTTCGACAGAGATCCAGATGCTTTCAAGTGCATCATCGACGTTTACTACTTTGGTGAAATCCACATCAAACGCGGGATTTGTCCGATTTGTTTCATCAAGGAGATGGAGTTCTGGAAGATAGACCCAAGTGTTTTAGACGAGTGCTGCAAAAGTTACTTAagtgagaaagaggaggagctgagggagattgcaaacaaagtgaaagttaTTCTGGAGGATCTAGAGGTGGAACAGTGCTTCACGCGCGCCCAGCGATGCCAGAGGTTCCTGTGGAGGCTGATGGAGAAGCCGGGGTCCTCACCACCGGCGCGCTTCATCGCCATCGCATCCTTCCTCTCCGTCCTGATCTCGGCGGTTGTGATGTGCGTGGGGACCATCCCAGAGCTGCAGGTGACAGACGAGGAGGGGAAACAGGTGGAGCACCCGGTCCTGGAAGGGATTGAGACCGCGTGCATGTCCTGGTTCACAGCGGAGTACCTGCTGCGTCTCGCCTCCTCTCCAAACAAGCTGCACTTCGCTCTCTCCATCATGAACATCATAGACTTTATGGCTATTATTCCTTTCTACGTGGTCCTCTCCCTCACATATCTCGGCACCTCATCCATGATGGAGCTGGCTAACGTGCAGCAGGCAGTGCAGGCGCTCCGCATCATGCGTATCGCGCGTATTTTCAAGCTGGCGCGCCACTCCTCTGGGCTGCAGACTCTCACCTACGCGCTGAAGAGGAGCCTGAAAGAGCTGGGGCTGCTCCTCATGTACATGGGTGTTGGCATCTTTGTGTTCTCAGCGCTGGCTTACACCATGGAGCAAAGCCACCCAGAGACCCTCTTCAGGAGCATCCCGCAGTCCTTCTGGTGGGCCATCATTACCATGACCACGGTGGGCTACGGCGACATCTACCCCAAAACCACGCTCGGGAAGTGCAACGCGGCCGTCAGCTTTCTGTGTGGGGTGATAGCCATCGCCCTGCCTATCCACCCCATCATTAACAACTTTGTGGTTTTCTACAATAAACAGAAAGTGTTGGAAACAGCGGCGAAGCATGAAGTGGAGCTGATGGAGCTGAAGTCTGGAGGGGACAACGAGCGCAGGAGAAGCAGGAGTTAG